In Salinigranum rubrum, one genomic interval encodes:
- a CDS encoding helix-turn-helix domain-containing protein, whose translation MSTDLGTAEGMESRELVHFVTQQTRFALINNILQHPEQLPSMYELEELNPSVSDATVYKHIQKLIDAGIVKEVALDGDQRRQGYPWKFYGLTEEGRTFLDEHNLLAAEETLQQIYDTIADKPEKMVKYENAPRPDGA comes from the coding sequence ATGAGCACTGACTTGGGGACTGCTGAAGGGATGGAATCCCGCGAACTCGTGCACTTCGTTACCCAACAGACGCGGTTCGCGCTGATCAACAATATCCTCCAGCATCCCGAGCAACTCCCCTCGATGTACGAACTCGAGGAACTCAACCCCAGCGTGAGCGACGCTACTGTCTACAAACACATCCAGAAGCTGATCGACGCAGGTATCGTCAAAGAGGTCGCCCTCGATGGCGATCAGCGACGGCAGGGCTACCCCTGGAAGTTCTACGGCCTCACAGAGGAGGGCCGAACCTTCCTCGACGAGCACAACCTACTCGCCGCGGAGGAGACGCTCCAGCAAATCTACGACACTATCGCTGACAAGCCCGAGAAGATGGTCAAGTACGAGAACGCCCCCCGCCCGGACGGCGCGTAA
- a CDS encoding site-specific integrase, with product MDLEDCEAFYHEEVTQEMRADGLNPDYETPTYAWLSNHYRGFIAHLSRNFDLSPGDFYAEIGVPPTDEDDDSPFAFVDDQETRQALESYLRELRNRQGRAESTVATRRSVLRRYVETYQQVNDTDDLLSPLQSERGSSEEKARVADTFDVLRRLDETLNTHASRRKYVQEVRQFYQHRVDFGKADYDPTTRLERRFGWDSAPNWDNPALEADQIQSLYRTAETPADRLLVVGVCGWGLRPSEACALHTRQLTLTPEEDDPEGPDPYIDFDEDERKNGPGTVALLVGVEELESRIDDLHDELGDDWNGYLLPSSSSKSGHISTETARRHFRDLAEEAGVAVDGTAPTPKMGRRYWYTAYGAAVKRMADRFADIAEEQGSKSAKVVLDNYLSKPERRRHRRDEMRDDLVELFDS from the coding sequence ATGGATCTCGAGGACTGCGAGGCCTTCTATCACGAGGAGGTCACCCAGGAGATGCGGGCTGACGGGCTCAATCCGGACTACGAAACGCCGACCTACGCGTGGCTGAGTAACCACTATCGGGGCTTCATCGCGCATCTCTCCCGGAACTTCGACCTCTCACCCGGGGACTTCTACGCCGAGATCGGGGTTCCGCCAACCGACGAAGACGACGACAGTCCGTTCGCGTTCGTCGACGATCAGGAGACCCGTCAGGCGCTCGAATCCTACCTGCGTGAGCTCCGGAACCGGCAGGGGCGTGCCGAATCGACGGTCGCAACCCGTCGCTCGGTCCTTCGCCGCTACGTCGAGACCTACCAACAAGTGAACGACACCGACGACCTGCTCTCACCCCTCCAGTCTGAACGGGGGAGTTCCGAAGAAAAGGCCCGTGTCGCAGACACCTTCGACGTCCTTCGACGCCTCGACGAGACGCTGAACACGCACGCGTCGCGTCGCAAGTACGTCCAAGAGGTCCGGCAGTTCTACCAGCACCGCGTCGACTTCGGGAAGGCTGATTACGACCCGACGACGCGGCTGGAACGTCGATTCGGATGGGACTCGGCCCCGAACTGGGACAATCCAGCCCTCGAGGCCGACCAGATTCAGTCGCTCTACCGGACGGCCGAGACGCCAGCTGACCGCCTTCTTGTCGTTGGTGTCTGTGGATGGGGACTGCGGCCGAGCGAGGCCTGTGCGCTCCATACACGCCAGCTCACGCTCACTCCTGAGGAGGACGACCCCGAGGGTCCAGACCCGTACATCGACTTCGATGAGGACGAACGCAAAAACGGGCCGGGAACAGTCGCGTTACTGGTTGGCGTCGAGGAACTCGAGTCACGGATCGACGATCTCCACGACGAGCTCGGTGACGACTGGAACGGCTATCTTCTGCCGTCATCCTCGTCGAAATCCGGTCATATATCGACGGAAACCGCCCGGCGGCACTTCCGCGACCTCGCTGAGGAAGCTGGGGTTGCCGTCGACGGGACAGCGCCGACGCCGAAGATGGGGCGTCGATACTGGTACACTGCCTACGGGGCGGCGGTCAAACGAATGGCCGATCGGTTCGCGGATATCGCAGAAGAACAGGGCTCGAAATCAGCTAAGGTCGTCCTTGATAACTACCTCTCGAAGCCCGAACGACGTCGCCATCGCCGGGATGAGATGCGTGACGACCTGGTCGAGCTGTTCGATTCGTGA
- a CDS encoding M78 family metallopeptidase domain-containing protein, translated as MATTSDSSVSFDETDTRSDEMNSTIEQWVDDLVAGVDDAQASEEFQEWLDVQSRFHDYSYRNTLLIKRQCPEATRVAGYRTWQEDFDRYVQEGESAIWIWAPIITKQCPECENSPSYHENSDCDYDQTPPEEWSKGLVGFRPASVFDISQTDGEPLPELDTEAIGDADDLVDRLTDAADELGVTVRIVPEAEWAHGEAKGICEQLSLVDVQPLVEVRDRENEADLARTLIHEYAHTLLHFDVDDDTERSKREVEAEAVAYVVGRYCELDTSGSAFYLAAWESDDPEVVRERLGRISRTAAELIDVLEESSAC; from the coding sequence ATGGCTACGACCAGTGACTCGTCGGTCTCCTTCGACGAGACCGACACCCGATCCGACGAGATGAACAGCACAATCGAACAGTGGGTCGACGACCTCGTCGCCGGCGTCGACGACGCTCAGGCCAGCGAGGAGTTCCAGGAATGGCTCGATGTCCAGAGTCGTTTCCACGACTATTCCTACCGAAATACGCTCCTGATCAAGCGCCAGTGCCCCGAGGCGACCCGCGTCGCTGGCTATCGGACATGGCAAGAAGACTTTGACCGGTACGTCCAGGAGGGAGAAAGCGCGATCTGGATCTGGGCACCGATCATCACGAAACAGTGCCCGGAGTGCGAGAACTCACCGAGCTATCACGAGAACAGTGACTGTGACTATGACCAGACACCACCCGAGGAGTGGTCGAAGGGACTCGTTGGGTTCAGACCCGCATCGGTTTTCGACATCTCCCAGACCGATGGGGAGCCGCTTCCGGAACTCGATACGGAAGCGATCGGCGACGCCGACGACCTCGTCGATCGGCTGACCGATGCCGCGGATGAGCTTGGTGTGACGGTTCGGATCGTTCCGGAAGCGGAGTGGGCGCACGGTGAGGCAAAGGGCATCTGCGAGCAGCTCAGTCTCGTCGATGTTCAGCCGCTCGTCGAGGTGCGTGATCGGGAGAACGAGGCTGACCTTGCGCGAACGCTGATCCACGAGTACGCGCACACCCTGCTCCACTTCGACGTCGACGACGATACCGAGCGGTCGAAACGCGAAGTCGAAGCCGAAGCTGTCGCGTACGTCGTCGGGCGGTACTGCGAACTCGACACCAGTGGTTCGGCGTTCTACTTGGCTGCCTGGGAGTCGGATGATCCCGAAGTCGTTCGAGAACGTCTCGGACGAATCAGCCGAACGGCAGCGGAACTCATCGACGTTCTCGAAGAATCGTCCGCTTGCTGA
- a CDS encoding ParA family protein gives MSDTNTSRITVANQKGGAGKTTDVIHTGGALAARGHDVLLVDIDYHGGLTCSLGYSDLYYDTDRTTLFDVLDFDQMESVNDIIVEHEEFDILPASEKLANNKNIQTLLEAPKSRERLGMTLDKLETDYDYIVVDTPPSLNVLTDNALVATGNVIIPVLPEKLNANSLRIFAKQLQSLEPAYGDINRLAIVCNRVEQNAEHRRTIEEIGSAYSLPLFEIPKRTDLSQSIGEGVSIFGFSKENKRVEDARSLFNDIADLLDETFEKTPPTEVEA, from the coding sequence ATGAGCGATACGAACACTTCACGAATCACCGTAGCAAATCAGAAAGGAGGTGCGGGGAAAACAACGGACGTCATCCATACGGGCGGCGCACTTGCCGCGCGAGGACACGACGTACTTCTCGTCGATATCGACTACCACGGTGGGCTCACATGCTCGCTTGGCTACAGCGACCTGTACTACGATACCGATCGGACCACGCTCTTCGACGTGCTCGACTTCGATCAGATGGAGTCGGTGAACGACATCATCGTCGAGCACGAAGAATTCGATATTCTCCCCGCCAGCGAGAAGCTCGCAAACAATAAGAACATCCAGACGCTGCTCGAAGCGCCCAAGAGCCGAGAGCGTCTGGGAATGACTCTCGACAAGCTCGAGACGGACTACGACTATATCGTCGTCGACACTCCACCGTCGCTCAATGTTCTCACCGACAACGCCCTCGTTGCGACAGGGAACGTTATCATCCCAGTCCTCCCCGAGAAGCTCAACGCCAATAGTCTCCGAATTTTCGCGAAACAGCTCCAGTCCCTCGAACCAGCCTACGGAGACATCAACCGCCTGGCTATCGTGTGCAATCGAGTCGAGCAGAACGCCGAACATCGGCGCACGATCGAGGAAATCGGATCTGCATACTCGCTGCCTCTCTTCGAGATCCCAAAGCGGACGGATCTCTCGCAATCGATCGGTGAAGGCGTATCGATCTTCGGCTTCAGCAAGGAGAACAAGCGCGTCGAAGACGCCCGCTCGCTGTTCAACGACATCGCCGACCTGCTTGACGAGACCTTCGAGAAAACCCCGCCGACGGAGGTTGAAGCATGA
- a CDS encoding archaea-specific SMC-related protein, with product MAGQKVTASPALIEVENIGGIDEASVEIEPGLTVLTGRNATNRTSFLQAIIAATGSKNASLKGDAESGTVELTINSETYTRELTRSEGHTTMRGEPYLDDPTLADLFAFLLETNDCRQAVANGEDLQEIIMRPVDTAEIESQIRQLESERKKIDGKLSDLDDMSSRLTKLNQDKKQKKDLIREKEEKLAEKENELADINKSVEKSRAENEELDAKMSELQNTRRELQSVKHDIRSEKESIDALQNDLEEQRAVFKETDPISESSVSSIEADIQRMRGQIEAIDQTVNELQSVIQFNNGFLDEGQPTAINDLQPEEETDDGAVTDELLADNTVKCWTCGTDVPTEQIESTLERLQSIRKEKIQERQSLKQNVQGLEKEKADLEEQQSEYQHLQQRIEQHERELEEREETLETLETRKEELVSNKSTLETEVEELQKADHDEILEVQEAVNRLEFELDTLTSELSRIEDEINSIEDQLDDRENLRSRRTEIETKLKDLRTRVQQLQSQATEEFNKHMESVLDLLDYDNLERIWIEQRQGTVQEGRQKVQQNQFTLHVVRSTDSGTIYQDTVDHLSESEREVTGLVFALAGYLAHEVYQTVPFMLLDSIEAIDANRISKLLDYLEGYADYLVVALLEEDAAELNSNHNTISSI from the coding sequence ATGGCAGGACAAAAAGTGACCGCGTCTCCCGCATTGATTGAGGTCGAAAACATCGGGGGGATCGACGAAGCGTCTGTAGAGATCGAACCCGGCTTAACCGTCCTCACCGGCCGTAACGCGACCAACAGAACATCATTTCTTCAAGCGATAATCGCTGCAACCGGAAGTAAAAATGCGTCGCTCAAAGGGGACGCAGAGTCGGGGACCGTCGAGCTGACAATTAACAGCGAAACGTACACACGGGAACTAACCCGCTCCGAAGGCCACACTACCATGCGTGGCGAACCGTATCTTGACGACCCGACTCTCGCGGATCTCTTCGCGTTCCTCCTCGAGACTAACGACTGTCGTCAGGCAGTTGCTAACGGTGAGGATCTACAAGAGATTATCATGCGCCCGGTCGACACTGCCGAAATTGAGTCTCAAATACGCCAACTTGAGTCTGAGCGAAAGAAAATTGATGGTAAATTATCGGATTTAGATGATATGTCGAGTCGGTTGACCAAATTAAATCAGGATAAGAAGCAAAAAAAGGATCTGATTCGCGAGAAGGAAGAGAAATTGGCGGAGAAAGAGAATGAGTTAGCAGATATAAATAAGAGTGTCGAGAAATCGAGAGCCGAAAACGAGGAACTCGACGCGAAAATGAGCGAGCTTCAGAACACTCGCAGAGAGCTTCAGTCCGTCAAACACGACATCCGCTCCGAGAAGGAGAGTATCGATGCATTGCAAAACGATCTCGAAGAGCAACGCGCGGTCTTCAAGGAGACCGATCCCATCTCCGAGAGCAGTGTCTCCAGTATCGAGGCCGACATACAGCGGATGCGAGGGCAGATCGAGGCGATAGATCAGACTGTCAACGAACTGCAGTCGGTAATCCAGTTCAACAACGGATTTCTTGACGAAGGACAGCCTACAGCTATCAATGATCTACAACCTGAGGAGGAGACAGACGATGGTGCAGTGACGGACGAATTGTTGGCCGACAACACGGTCAAGTGCTGGACGTGCGGAACCGACGTACCGACAGAACAGATTGAGTCGACGCTCGAACGGCTACAGTCGATTCGGAAAGAGAAGATCCAAGAGCGTCAGTCGCTCAAGCAGAATGTACAGGGTTTAGAGAAAGAAAAAGCTGACCTCGAAGAACAGCAATCGGAGTATCAGCACCTCCAACAACGTATCGAGCAACATGAACGGGAACTTGAAGAACGCGAGGAAACGCTTGAAACACTTGAAACAAGGAAAGAAGAACTCGTTTCAAACAAATCTACACTTGAGACGGAGGTCGAGGAGCTACAGAAAGCCGATCATGACGAGATTCTCGAGGTACAAGAAGCAGTCAACCGCCTCGAATTCGAACTCGACACCCTTACCAGCGAGCTCTCACGAATCGAAGACGAGATTAATTCGATCGAAGACCAGCTAGATGACCGTGAAAACCTCCGATCGAGACGAACAGAAATCGAAACAAAATTAAAGGATCTACGGACTCGAGTGCAGCAACTCCAGTCTCAGGCGACCGAAGAGTTCAACAAACACATGGAATCCGTGCTTGATCTCCTCGATTATGACAATCTGGAACGAATCTGGATCGAACAACGGCAAGGTACCGTGCAGGAGGGACGGCAGAAAGTCCAGCAGAACCAATTCACCCTACACGTCGTTCGCAGCACCGATTCTGGCACTATTTACCAAGATACCGTCGACCATCTGAGCGAAAGCGAGCGGGAGGTGACTGGACTCGTGTTCGCGCTCGCTGGCTATCTAGCACACGAGGTCTATCAGACAGTCCCATTCATGTTACTCGACTCAATTGAAGCGATCGACGCGAACAGGATCTCCAAGCTTCTCGATTATCTTGAGGGATATGCTGATTATCTCGTGGTCGCCCTGCTTGAAGAAGACGCAGCCGAACTAAACAGTAATCACAATACGATTAGCTCAATATAG
- a CDS encoding Cdc6/Cdc18 family protein yields the protein MADGDDQQSLSQSIKGRLQEGVQNSVFRDKGLLDPDAVIDEDRIVGRDDQLDDIITYLRPALQGNRPPNMLLYGPSGTGKSLIINAVCQQVLELANSQGDRFGVIKINCQTIKSHDRAVYRLAKNAADEAGVDVGIPQSGISTDQKLNRFYEILSNNFDSVIIILDEVDLLVGRQRDPNDEPAYSKLLYQLSRASQLGRIEGHVSVAALTNDPRFMEDLDGRAESSFNPQDVVFPDYDANQLQSILERRRDAYQDDVLEDGIIPLSAAFAAQDHGDARKAIDMFRKAGEIADRAGEDTIREEHVRDAQKEAERDRTLTQMQGLSTQKKLSLYATAIVPVHSKRNLNAVPSTVAYRVYQYLTDLLDADEKSRDSYLRYMSEAETYNFVTSAKRGRGYGSGVHKEYTFVDDPEVVAETLQADIRLEEVVHDEDLIRSVVNAQIEDFFEGN from the coding sequence ATGGCTGACGGCGACGATCAACAATCCCTCTCACAATCTATCAAGGGCCGTCTTCAGGAGGGTGTTCAGAATTCTGTTTTTCGAGATAAAGGACTTCTCGACCCGGATGCCGTCATCGACGAGGATCGGATCGTCGGTCGTGATGACCAGCTGGACGACATCATCACCTACCTTCGACCGGCATTGCAGGGCAACCGCCCTCCTAACATGCTCCTCTACGGGCCGTCGGGGACCGGGAAATCGCTCATCATCAATGCGGTCTGTCAACAGGTTCTCGAACTCGCGAACTCTCAGGGAGACCGGTTCGGCGTTATCAAAATCAACTGCCAGACGATCAAATCGCACGACCGGGCAGTCTATCGCTTGGCGAAGAATGCAGCTGACGAAGCTGGTGTCGATGTCGGCATTCCTCAAAGTGGCATCTCGACGGACCAGAAGCTCAATCGGTTCTACGAAATTCTGAGCAACAATTTCGACTCGGTCATTATAATCCTCGACGAGGTTGATCTTCTGGTGGGCCGGCAACGAGATCCGAACGACGAGCCAGCGTATTCGAAACTGCTCTACCAGCTGTCGCGAGCATCACAACTCGGTCGTATCGAAGGACACGTTTCCGTCGCTGCGCTCACGAATGATCCCCGGTTCATGGAGGATCTCGACGGCCGAGCCGAGAGTTCGTTCAATCCACAGGATGTCGTTTTTCCGGACTACGATGCGAACCAACTACAATCAATTCTCGAACGACGTCGTGACGCATATCAAGATGATGTCCTAGAGGACGGTATTATTCCGCTGAGTGCCGCGTTCGCCGCTCAGGACCACGGCGATGCTCGAAAGGCTATTGATATGTTTAGGAAAGCTGGTGAGATCGCAGATCGAGCCGGTGAAGACACGATTCGTGAAGAGCACGTTCGTGACGCTCAAAAAGAAGCCGAACGCGACCGGACGTTAACTCAGATGCAGGGACTATCGACACAAAAGAAGCTCTCGCTATATGCCACCGCGATCGTCCCCGTTCACTCGAAGCGCAACCTGAACGCTGTTCCCAGCACCGTTGCATACCGCGTATATCAGTACCTTACTGACCTGCTCGATGCCGATGAGAAATCACGGGACTCCTACTTACGGTACATGAGTGAAGCCGAGACCTACAACTTCGTCACGTCGGCGAAACGAGGGCGTGGCTACGGGAGTGGCGTCCACAAAGAGTACACCTTCGTCGACGACCCAGAAGTGGTCGCTGAAACGCTTCAAGCTGATATTCGACTCGAAGAGGTAGTACACGACGAAGATTTGATCCGGTCTGTTGTCAACGCACAGATAGAGGACTTCTTCGAGGGCAACTAA
- a CDS encoding DUF7437 domain-containing protein — translation MAHSPPRSDRSPIQQLQMVADLLDTPALARLYAHILQHGPVTVSEMVDEIDIPQGTAYDYVQNLETAGLVEKTREQRPYEYDAESIALTLSTDGETQTITPALIAAVACRDENKDVDVYIERHGLDGLAVALEYAYEYVDGTVNHRIAARELDLSPLEAEIILQALEPVATEYADAVA, via the coding sequence ATGGCGCACTCCCCTCCCCGGTCAGATCGATCACCTATTCAACAACTGCAGATGGTCGCTGATCTCCTCGACACGCCGGCGCTAGCTCGACTGTACGCCCACATCTTGCAACACGGTCCGGTCACCGTTTCCGAGATGGTCGATGAGATCGACATCCCGCAGGGGACCGCCTACGACTACGTGCAGAACCTCGAAACCGCTGGCTTAGTGGAGAAAACCCGTGAGCAGCGCCCGTACGAATACGACGCGGAGTCGATTGCACTCACGCTCTCGACGGACGGTGAGACCCAAACGATCACGCCGGCACTTATCGCAGCCGTCGCCTGTCGCGACGAGAACAAGGACGTCGATGTCTACATAGAGCGCCATGGCCTCGACGGCCTTGCTGTCGCCCTGGAGTACGCCTACGAGTACGTCGACGGCACGGTCAACCATCGCATTGCGGCCCGGGAACTCGATCTCTCACCGCTTGAAGCTGAGATCATCCTCCAAGCGCTGGAGCCAGTTGCTACCGAATACGCTGACGCGGTAGCATGA
- a CDS encoding MarR family transcriptional regulator, which yields MVLRRIELEVLAIVERGDTISELATKLDHSESYLSRAVGELVEKGLVYTERDGRRKRVIPSDARAVELYQDLVRQHSHIEFPELLTGKTLEVLYYLDQPRTVADIADRTDNYRNTVNRILKRFRDRGLVGSDEGRYDFNADFDRLHEFARELVHHSHRQRLESVAPKGTILWENYDEFLAQTETEIDVEGFHETGLARFAVFDLQFLLTSHRYYLFSEELDVVSPAELCCHTLLIDDGSRYRSYCLLLLSHVDVDEDDLREQAAKYGLEDEIHALLRYLETHGEVDGERLPEWSEFQKLAADYEIEQ from the coding sequence ATCGTACTCCGGCGCATCGAACTCGAGGTCCTCGCGATCGTCGAACGCGGCGACACGATCTCCGAGCTCGCGACAAAGCTCGACCACAGCGAGAGCTACCTCTCACGTGCCGTCGGTGAACTCGTCGAGAAGGGGCTTGTCTACACGGAACGCGACGGCCGCCGAAAACGGGTCATCCCGTCGGATGCTCGTGCCGTCGAACTATACCAGGACCTCGTCCGTCAGCACTCCCATATCGAGTTCCCTGAGCTGTTGACCGGGAAGACTCTCGAGGTACTCTACTATCTCGACCAGCCGAGAACTGTCGCCGACATCGCCGACCGGACCGACAACTACCGCAATACCGTCAACCGCATCCTGAAGCGGTTTCGCGACCGTGGTCTCGTCGGGTCGGACGAGGGCCGCTATGACTTCAACGCTGACTTTGACCGCCTCCACGAGTTCGCTCGTGAACTTGTACACCATTCACATCGCCAACGCCTAGAATCCGTCGCCCCGAAGGGCACGATTCTCTGGGAGAACTACGACGAATTTCTCGCGCAGACCGAGACGGAGATCGACGTGGAGGGGTTCCACGAAACCGGCCTCGCTCGGTTTGCCGTGTTCGACCTCCAGTTCCTGCTCACCAGCCACCGCTACTACCTCTTCTCCGAGGAACTCGACGTAGTCTCGCCGGCGGAGCTGTGCTGTCACACGCTGCTCATCGACGATGGCAGTCGCTACCGCTCGTACTGTCTCCTCCTGCTCAGCCACGTCGACGTCGACGAGGACGACCTCCGAGAGCAGGCGGCGAAGTATGGTCTCGAAGACGAAATCCACGCTCTGCTCCGGTATCTCGAGACGCACGGCGAGGTTGATGGCGAGCGGCTCCCTGAGTGGTCCGAGTTCCAGAAGCTGGCGGCTGACTACGAAATCGAACAGTGA